A genome region from Candidatus Woesearchaeota archaeon includes the following:
- a CDS encoding tryptophan--tRNA ligase: MTDKHEKFIVTPWEVRGEIDYGKLVKEFGTEAIDEKLLARIKKHTGELHHFLRRKLFFSHRDMNWLLDEYDKGNKFFLYTGRGPSGNTHIGHLIPWMFTKWLQDKFHAELYFQLTDDEKFLFKQGLELDDANKLGYENALDIIALGFDPKKTFIFSDIDYAKTLYREAIKVAKKLTFSTTKAVFGFQNETNVGQIFFTSMQSVPAFLPSIRAGKNIPCLIPHAIDQDPHFRISRDILPRMGYYKPASIHCKFLPGLTADSKMSASEENTTIYTTDDEATVKKKINKYAFSGGQPTIEEHRKKGGNPEIDIPYQWLSYLEEDDGKLKQIHDDYKSGKMLTGEIKQIAIDKINSFLKEHQRKRELARKQLDRFILRD; encoded by the coding sequence ATGACAGACAAGCATGAAAAGTTCATCGTCACGCCCTGGGAAGTCAGGGGGGAAATTGACTACGGCAAGCTTGTGAAGGAGTTTGGAACAGAAGCCATAGATGAAAAACTACTGGCAAGGATAAAAAAACATACAGGGGAATTGCACCATTTCCTGAGAAGAAAGCTTTTTTTCAGCCATCGTGACATGAATTGGCTCTTGGATGAGTATGACAAAGGCAACAAGTTTTTCCTCTATACAGGAAGGGGGCCATCCGGCAACACACATATTGGCCATTTAATCCCGTGGATGTTCACCAAGTGGCTGCAGGACAAATTCCATGCTGAGCTGTATTTCCAGCTGACGGATGATGAGAAATTCTTGTTTAAGCAGGGGCTTGAGCTGGACGACGCAAACAAGCTTGGTTATGAGAACGCATTAGACATTATTGCATTAGGATTTGACCCTAAGAAAACTTTCATATTTTCAGACATTGATTATGCAAAAACACTTTACCGCGAAGCGATAAAAGTTGCAAAGAAGCTGACTTTTTCAACAACAAAGGCAGTGTTCGGCTTCCAGAACGAAACAAATGTGGGGCAAATATTTTTCACATCCATGCAGAGTGTGCCGGCATTCCTGCCCTCAATCAGGGCCGGGAAGAACATACCATGCCTTATCCCGCATGCCATTGACCAAGACCCTCATTTCAGGATCAGCAGGGACATATTGCCAAGAATGGGGTATTACAAGCCAGCATCCATACACTGCAAATTCCTGCCAGGCCTGACAGCAGACTCGAAAATGTCAGCTTCTGAGGAGAACACAACAATCTATACAACAGATGACGAAGCAACTGTCAAGAAAAAAATCAACAAGTATGCGTTTTCAGGCGGGCAGCCAACGATTGAGGAACACAGGAAGAAAGGCGGCAACCCTGAGATAGATATCCCCTACCAATGGCTCAGCTATCTTGAGGAGGATGACGGGAAGCTGAAGCAGATCCATGATGATTACAAAAGCGGCAAAATGCTTACAGGGGAAATCAAGCAGATTGCGATAGACAAGATAAACTCATTCCTGAAGGAACACCAGAGAAAGAGAGAACTGGCAAGAAAGCAGCTTGACCGGTTCATACTGCGAGACTGA
- a CDS encoding site-specific integrase, which produces MTKHKLERLSKTLHKIYKEKYRAKDKKRKYGNINKGFTEEELQRFLSSVKNPKAYLAFLLQSHLGLRVTEVVNMKLDDIDFRSNKVRISTLKAKTGDFMFMPSRVRKFLLTWVQKHQNKIEEKGGFVLFSDNPWQKRDHISQHWLRNEFRECCLLTNLDEWYDYADDQKNPRQKGPRKLHRLTTHSLRHYFITKVYNHCKNPILTQKLARHTDLQSTQTYININLEKLGTIVDEVFEPENMQEKDNLMEFMQMYARYKQMKVNANKN; this is translated from the coding sequence TTGACGAAACATAAGCTGGAAAGGTTAAGTAAAACCTTGCATAAAATATACAAGGAAAAGTATAGGGCAAAGGATAAGAAACGCAAGTATGGCAACATAAACAAGGGCTTCACAGAAGAGGAATTGCAGCGCTTTTTATCGTCAGTGAAGAACCCTAAGGCTTATTTGGCATTTCTACTGCAAAGCCATCTTGGTTTAAGGGTTACTGAAGTTGTAAATATGAAGTTGGATGACATTGATTTCCGCAGCAACAAGGTCAGGATTTCAACATTAAAAGCCAAGACTGGAGACTTTATGTTTATGCCTTCCAGGGTTCGAAAATTCTTGTTAACCTGGGTTCAGAAACACCAAAATAAAATTGAGGAAAAAGGTGGTTTTGTTTTATTTTCTGATAATCCCTGGCAGAAAAGAGACCATATTAGCCAACATTGGTTACGAAATGAGTTTAGGGAATGTTGTCTTTTGACTAACTTGGATGAATGGTATGACTATGCTGATGACCAAAAGAATCCAAGGCAAAAAGGACCCAGGAAATTACATAGATTGACTACCCATAGCCTTAGGCATTATTTCATAACCAAGGTCTATAACCACTGCAAGAACCCTATTTTAACTCAGAAGTTAGCCAGACATACAGACCTACAAAGCACTCAGACCTACATTAACATCAATCTGGAAAAGCTTGGGACTATTGTAGATGAAGTCTTTGAGCCAGAGAATATGCAAGAAAAGGACAATTTAATGGAGTTTATGCAGATGTACGCTAGGTATAAGCAAATGAAGGTTAATGCTAACAAGAATTAA
- a CDS encoding ArsR family transcriptional regulator, which translates to MTWEEVSWVLRGRLRSKVLAALDKPKTATMLSKELQTHRSTISEILIELARRKLAVCLDPKEPYNRFYKKTELGNKINKKATEL; encoded by the coding sequence ATGACTTGGGAAGAAGTTTCATGGGTGCTGAGAGGAAGACTAAGAAGTAAGGTATTGGCAGCCTTAGATAAACCCAAAACAGCTACCATGCTATCAAAAGAATTGCAGACCCACAGGAGCACGATAAGCGAAATACTAATAGAGCTAGCAAGAAGGAAACTTGCAGTCTGTCTTGACCCAAAAGAGCCTTACAATCGATTTTATAAAAAAACAGAGCTGGGAAATAAGATAAATAAAAAGGCCACTGAATTATAA
- the tnpA gene encoding IS200/IS605 family transposase: MATLELRHHAHKVGVNVHHLEWCTKYRYRMFKQEKYKILAEEILRETAARHKMAIRVLSVMPEHIHISVETLPSMSQSKALQLLKGNLSYKLFRSNEHFRLRYPKGHFFSPGGLANSVGYNTIDVVDNYVRHQEDVHQLRLHAFAGSPAL; the protein is encoded by the coding sequence ATGGCAACACTTGAGTTAAGGCACCATGCGCATAAGGTTGGCGTAAACGTGCACCATCTTGAATGGTGCACAAAGTACCGCTACAGGATGTTCAAGCAGGAGAAGTATAAAATTCTTGCGGAAGAAATCCTCAGAGAGACAGCGGCAAGGCATAAGATGGCCATAAGGGTTCTTAGCGTCATGCCAGAGCATATCCACATCAGCGTTGAGACGCTGCCGAGCATGTCGCAGAGCAAGGCATTGCAGCTTTTGAAAGGAAATTTGAGCTACAAACTTTTCCGTTCCAATGAGCATTTCAGGCTTCGCTATCCAAAAGGGCATTTCTTCAGCCCGGGAGGACTGGCAAACAGCGTCGGATACAACACAATCGACGTGGTCGATAATTATGTGAGGCATCAAGAAGATGTGCATCAACTGAGGTTACATGCCTTTGCCGGAAGCCCCGCACTTTAG
- a CDS encoding helix-turn-helix domain-containing protein, whose translation MTNTKQIYDYFENKYSLGYLGLFKATAMASMFIKNRDVIPLSILCIAPSGQFKSRTTIELTNIFSNKSIIDLGSDFTIHSLIDRFDSGKKCQNKTLSINDLTLLLSSKTQRTKERLVNAMAEVLSEGIYQYGERNKSDLYFKARINIIANITKNSYVQNKKNFLDNTFIERLVPFFYSLTDEQQLAFVKNIEQKKAIAPDSKITLKGTIVNNYIEFNEAMINMSVKYQCISLSPSLPRAMEKIKAILGGLCVINGQSQITDNEIKFCSEFLPFCSDMDSRDISIIIQYKQGVSVDEICKNLGYSSNYPYKVIHKYKEKGILS comes from the coding sequence ATGACCAATACCAAGCAGATATATGACTATTTTGAGAATAAGTATAGCCTGGGCTATCTAGGATTGTTTAAAGCAACAGCGATGGCTAGTATGTTCATCAAAAATAGAGATGTAATCCCTCTCTCGATATTATGTATAGCTCCAAGTGGCCAATTTAAAAGTAGAACCACAATAGAGCTAACAAATATATTCAGTAACAAATCAATAATTGACTTAGGTTCTGATTTTACTATACACAGTTTGATAGACAGGTTTGATAGTGGTAAAAAATGCCAAAATAAAACGTTAAGTATCAACGATTTGACACTTCTTCTTTCCTCCAAGACACAAAGAACCAAAGAAAGGTTGGTGAATGCTATGGCAGAAGTCCTATCTGAAGGAATATACCAATATGGAGAAAGGAATAAATCAGATTTGTATTTTAAAGCTCGAATTAATATCATCGCTAATATAACTAAGAATAGCTATGTCCAAAATAAGAAAAACTTCCTGGATAACACTTTCATTGAAAGACTAGTCCCTTTCTTTTATTCTCTCACCGATGAACAACAATTAGCCTTTGTAAAAAATATTGAACAGAAAAAAGCCATAGCACCTGATTCCAAAATAACACTCAAAGGTACTATTGTAAACAATTACATAGAATTTAATGAAGCAATGATAAATATGTCGGTCAAATACCAATGCATATCACTTAGTCCTTCATTACCTCGTGCAATGGAAAAAATAAAGGCTATCTTGGGAGGCCTGTGTGTAATAAATGGTCAATCTCAAATAACAGATAACGAAATAAAATTTTGCAGTGAATTTCTTCCGTTTTGCAGTGATATGGATAGCAGAGATATAAGCATAATCATACAATATAAACAAGGAGTGTCTGTTGATGAGATATGTAAGAATCTTGGCTATTCCTCAAACTACCCTTACAAAGTCATCCATAAATATAAGGAAAAAGGAATTTTATCCTAA
- a CDS encoding nucleotidyltransferase domain-containing protein, translating to MGQDKVKELFFENPSKQFYLRQIAKLTKVPKSTVARILNQLLSDSIIVREKSEPFDKYRANTEDSLYKFHKKQFMLEKIYQSGLIDYIVEHAHPKTVILFGSCAKGEYDEKSDIDIFIESSETGMNFDKFKLKHAINPYFAKNIMEISKELRQNIINGSILHGMLKIWQK from the coding sequence ATGGGACAAGATAAGGTAAAAGAATTGTTTTTTGAGAATCCTTCAAAACAGTTTTACCTAAGGCAGATTGCAAAGCTGACAAAGGTTCCAAAATCAACAGTTGCAAGAATATTGAATCAATTGCTAAGTGATAGCATAATTGTACGAGAAAAATCAGAGCCATTTGACAAATACAGGGCAAACACTGAAGATTCACTGTACAAATTCCATAAGAAGCAATTCATGCTCGAAAAGATATACCAGTCTGGATTGATTGATTACATAGTTGAACATGCTCACCCAAAAACAGTTATACTCTTCGGGAGTTGTGCCAAAGGGGAATATGATGAAAAAAGTGATATAGATATTTTTATTGAATCTTCTGAAACAGGTATGAATTTTGACAAATTTAAGTTGAAGCACGCTATCAATCCTTACTTTGCAAAAAATATTATGGAAATATCGAAAGAATTAAGGCAAAACATTATTAATGGAAGCATACTGCACGGAATGTTAAAAATATGGCAGAAATAA
- a CDS encoding type II toxin-antitoxin system RelE/ParE family toxin: MAFSISFGPQADKFIAKLDNQTKERIRDKIEKLQEDPFPTEVERVESYKKEKVFRVRVGDYRILYVVRFETKMILIARIDKRERAYNKN, encoded by the coding sequence ATGGCTTTTTCTATCAGTTTCGGACCGCAAGCAGACAAATTTATTGCAAAACTTGATAATCAAACAAAAGAAAGAATTAGAGATAAAATAGAGAAGCTTCAGGAAGACCCATTTCCAACTGAAGTTGAAAGAGTGGAAAGCTATAAGAAAGAGAAAGTCTTCAGGGTTAGAGTGGGAGATTATCGCATTCTTTACGTTGTAAGGTTTGAGACAAAAATGATTCTTATTGCCAGAATTGATAAGAGAGAAAGGGCTTATAATAAGAATTAG
- a CDS encoding type II toxin-antitoxin system CcdA family antitoxin — protein sequence MKQRINLSLEKELCKLLKRKQINISKYVDKLITNDLLSRASVGLQLSLS from the coding sequence ATGAAACAACGAATTAACTTAAGCTTAGAAAAAGAACTGTGTAAGCTGCTCAAAAGGAAGCAAATAAACATCAGTAAATACGTCGATAAACTAATAACAAATGACTTACTTAGTAGAGCTTCAGTTGGACTTCAGTTGAGTCTAAGTTAA
- a CDS encoding AbrB/MazE/SpoVT family DNA-binding domain-containing protein, with translation MDIAITRMSSKGQIVIPSEMRGDLKEGDKIAVIQEGDNIILKKANKLAKNFDEDLEFARRTEKAWKKYEKGEFVKMSFDDFLSKAKKW, from the coding sequence ATGGACATAGCAATAACCAGAATGAGCTCAAAGGGGCAGATAGTCATACCTTCTGAAATGAGGGGGGATTTGAAAGAGGGAGATAAAATAGCAGTAATACAGGAAGGAGACAACATAATCCTCAAGAAAGCCAATAAACTGGCTAAGAATTTTGATGAGGATCTCGAATTTGCACGAAGGACTGAAAAAGCCTGGAAAAAATATGAAAAGGGTGAGTTTGTCAAAATGAGTTTTGATGATTTCCTAAGCAAAGCAAAAAAATGGTGA
- a CDS encoding type II toxin-antitoxin system RelE/ParE family toxin yields the protein MVNVKFHPQFKKLFENIKDKNLKLKIIKHFIKIKENPEIGKPMRYSRKGTREVYIAPFRLSYAYVKSEDTILLLDLYHKDEQ from the coding sequence ATGGTGAATGTCAAATTTCATCCTCAATTTAAGAAGCTGTTTGAAAATATCAAAGATAAAAATTTGAAACTTAAAATAATAAAACATTTCATTAAGATCAAGGAAAATCCTGAAATCGGAAAGCCGATGAGATACTCAAGAAAAGGAACCAGGGAAGTTTATATTGCACCCTTTAGGTTGTCTTACGCTTATGTTAAATCAGAAGACACAATCTTATTACTGGATTTATACCATAAGGATGAGCAATAA
- a CDS encoding type II/IV secretion system ATPase subunit — translation MEKIQQSTQWDYEVVRDGEGRTLRIDCEDYPRLPSLEDDPVTMSKTFDILLEVKQASKIIYTQRRDYEYDFAQTRFLAELAEYYARVVHRGMMMYQSLAGQGFAAQYAEKYSKIQTMMNSSFKSDPFGTYVELKRILREEQITMDRLPPGEQRAGQRYFQMLAYLVRELEKTRIIALAMPYLAGFKKGDRTVYRRFFIPSIKPDFMYTKLMATYPTDGEELDNYNVADTEVTIFSVPGSVQYLYHIIPPEFRLDEDKYELLDMARKILAEHKPTKSEFTDPRSVRQVFYNIGRDLLEELADYRKIRLRNKELDQLTEILVRYTIGFGLIEVLLQDEKIQDISINSPMGKTPMFIVHQDYDDCSTNIIPIAAEAESWASKLRLISGRPLDEADPILDTELELPYASARVAVITAPLDPSGLAFSFRRHRDKPWTLPLFIKAKMLDPLAAGLLSFLIDGSRALLIAGTRSSGKSSLLSSLMVEIMRRYRIITIEDTLELPTNSLRSLGYNIQAMKVASALAKEGSEVSAEDGIRATLRLGDSALIVGEVRSKEAKALYEAMRVGAAANVVAGTIHGDSPYGIYDRVVNDIGVPKTSFKATDIIVIVNPIKSPDGIHRMRRVLQITEVRKKWENDPLTEGAFVDLMKYDVTTDQLLPTSDLLNGDSDTLKSIAANIKDFAGNWDAVWDNIVLRGKVKEKLVSTAEEIGNADMLEAPFVVKSNDMFHRISERIKQNTGGLDPQRIYSEWENWLKREIRKKSFADSEEEQFA, via the coding sequence ATGGAGAAAATTCAGCAGAGCACGCAGTGGGACTATGAAGTCGTGCGTGATGGGGAAGGCAGGACCCTGAGGATTGACTGCGAGGACTATCCGCGGCTGCCATCACTTGAGGACGACCCCGTGACCATGTCCAAGACATTTGACATACTTCTTGAGGTAAAACAGGCGTCAAAGATAATCTACACCCAGCGCAGGGACTATGAATACGACTTCGCGCAGACAAGGTTCCTGGCAGAGCTGGCAGAATATTACGCCCGGGTTGTGCATCGCGGCATGATGATGTACCAGAGCCTTGCAGGCCAGGGGTTTGCTGCGCAATATGCGGAAAAATACTCAAAAATCCAGACAATGATGAACAGCAGCTTCAAAAGCGACCCTTTTGGAACTTATGTTGAACTCAAGCGCATTCTCAGGGAAGAGCAAATAACGATGGACAGGCTTCCGCCCGGCGAGCAAAGGGCAGGGCAGAGATATTTCCAGATGCTCGCCTACCTTGTGCGGGAGCTCGAAAAAACCAGGATTATTGCCCTTGCAATGCCATACCTTGCGGGATTCAAAAAAGGGGACAGGACTGTGTATCGCAGATTCTTCATCCCGTCAATAAAGCCTGATTTCATGTACACAAAGCTGATGGCCACTTACCCGACCGATGGCGAAGAGCTGGACAATTACAATGTCGCGGATACAGAAGTCACAATCTTCTCAGTGCCAGGCAGTGTCCAATACCTGTACCACATAATCCCGCCGGAATTCAGGCTTGATGAAGACAAGTACGAGCTCCTTGACATGGCAAGAAAGATCCTTGCAGAGCACAAGCCAACAAAGAGTGAATTCACCGACCCGAGAAGCGTGAGGCAGGTTTTCTACAACATCGGCAGGGACCTGCTTGAAGAATTGGCTGATTACAGGAAAATACGGCTGAGAAACAAGGAGCTTGACCAGCTTACTGAAATTCTTGTCAGGTACACAATAGGATTTGGATTGATTGAAGTCCTGCTGCAGGATGAAAAGATACAGGATATTTCTATCAACAGCCCAATGGGAAAAACCCCTATGTTCATTGTCCACCAGGATTATGATGACTGCTCCACAAATATTATCCCGATTGCAGCCGAGGCAGAATCATGGGCTTCAAAGCTCAGGCTGATTTCGGGGAGGCCATTGGATGAGGCCGACCCTATACTTGACACAGAGCTTGAGCTGCCATACGCATCCGCGAGGGTAGCTGTGATCACAGCACCCCTGGATCCATCGGGCCTTGCCTTTTCATTCAGGAGGCACAGGGACAAGCCATGGACCCTTCCATTGTTTATCAAGGCAAAAATGCTGGACCCGCTTGCTGCCGGCCTTCTTAGCTTCCTAATTGACGGCTCGCGCGCATTGCTTATTGCAGGAACAAGAAGCAGCGGCAAAAGCAGCCTGCTGTCAAGCCTTATGGTTGAGATAATGAGGCGCTACAGGATAATCACAATTGAGGATACGCTGGAATTGCCCACAAACTCTCTCCGGAGCCTTGGCTACAATATCCAGGCAATGAAGGTCGCCAGCGCTCTTGCAAAGGAAGGGAGCGAGGTCAGCGCTGAAGATGGAATCAGGGCAACTCTCAGGCTTGGGGATTCCGCGCTTATTGTAGGCGAAGTCAGAAGCAAGGAAGCAAAGGCACTCTATGAGGCAATGCGGGTTGGCGCTGCTGCAAATGTAGTTGCAGGCACAATCCATGGCGACAGCCCCTATGGCATTTACGACAGGGTTGTCAATGATATCGGCGTCCCCAAAACTTCCTTCAAGGCCACAGACATCATTGTCATTGTCAATCCAATCAAGAGCCCTGATGGAATACACAGGATGAGAAGGGTATTGCAAATAACTGAGGTCAGGAAGAAATGGGAGAATGACCCATTGACAGAGGGGGCGTTTGTAGACCTCATGAAATATGATGTGACAACAGACCAGCTGCTTCCGACTTCGGACCTCCTGAATGGCGATTCTGACACCTTGAAATCAATTGCTGCCAATATCAAGGATTTTGCCGGCAACTGGGATGCCGTGTGGGACAACATTGTATTAAGGGGCAAGGTAAAAGAAAAGCTTGTTTCAACGGCAGAGGAGATTGGCAATGCTGACATGCTTGAAGCGCCATTTGTTGTCAAAAGCAACGACATGTTCCACAGGATTTCAGAAAGAATAAAGCAGAACACAGGCGGCCTGGACCCGCAAAGGATTTACTCTGAATGGGAAAACTGGCTCAAGCGGGAGATCAGGAAAAAATCATTTGCGGATTCAGAAGAAGAGCAATTTGCATGA